Part of the Quercus lobata isolate SW786 chromosome 6, ValleyOak3.0 Primary Assembly, whole genome shotgun sequence genome, tttaaagacatcctaaatctacccaaatacaagtaaagtgcgttttgtcaaaggataagccaattacataaaatcatgacatatgttctacacatgtgaaacacatatgtcctaacattatTACCTAAAATTGagtctttttattcttttttcatcccaataaaaataaaacaccccgatttaaaaaattaaaaacaaagagaactcctaaaatttagccttcTTTCCCCTCATGTTCCTCTTATTTTTCCTACTCAAACttttctctaaagtttatcatttttaaacGTTACTGTTTATTGAGTCTTTAGAGATAAAAAGTAATGTTTGAAAGTGATGTAGTGATATAGAAAAAGGTTTGAGtaggaaaaataagatgaaCCTAAGGAGAAAgaaggctaaattttaggagttttcttaatttttaattttttaattttttaaattgggggttttttatttttattgggatgaaaaaaagaataaaaagactcaattttagggaataaaaagatgaatgtgaaggaaaaaaaatcctaaattttaggagttttctttttgaattcaaaatgaaatttgttatttgacattcaTGACCCTATTTCTAAAAAAGTTACCCTTTAttaataagggtatttttgaaccacataaaagtctGGTTGAAAAAGGGGAATCctcatatatatagtataggcAAAAGAGGATTCTCCTCTTTGGACTAGACTTTTATGTagttgagaaaaattcagaaataCCCATAAACGTTACTTTTAATAGAAATAAACTTGAGAACAACCTAGTAAAAGTATATCTTAAACTCCACTTAAAaggcctacaaaataggatacTCTCCTACTAATCCGCatcttcaaaataaatttatccatttttttttataagaaaattatgacactagaccaaaaaaaaaaaaaaaaaaaatctcatcccATGTGCAAAGCGCATGTGAtgatgctagtgtgtgtgtgtgtgtatatgcacTTATTTTAGCAATATAATTACATTTAAACcccttaacaatattattatcactcttaaaggccataaaaaaaatttatggatcTAAAATTACTAATAGCAAAGCTAAAGAAAATTTAGCCTAATCAACTATGGATGTCCTCAAAATTAACCTTAGCCTTTGCAACAAAATGAAAtatgaatgttttgatttttttttttttttttttggtatataatatagaaattctactataacctaatctaaatgtatatgtgtgtgaaccTCTCTCCTACAGACTTGAAACTCCGACCCTTGTCTCCCTTCCGCCCCATCTCATAAGCGCTTATACACCATTGCGCCAAGGAACGTTTTGATGTTATTCATTATAAAAGGGACATTGTCGTGACTCTGTGACATATAATATGAATTCAATCATAGAtgatttctaaaatttaaataatccGTCAAGTTCCTTTTTCATAATTGATTTCTTTGATTTCCAAGAAATTAGTACTTCCTTCCTTCAGTTTATATTACAGAATATTTcaaatttctataaaaatttctttacaaAAGTTTAACTATGATTATTGATAAGCGCAACATATTTTCCTCAGGTAGAGAACTCATCCATAATGGCCAGCACTAGACGAAGGAAAGACATTAAACCCCAATCAATGAGGAAAGCATTACACACCAACAATAAGTATTCATGCCATTGGGAGGAGTAAGATCCTTTCATTCAAACCCCTTAGAGGCGTTACAAACATTACATTGGAGACTGCCATCAAACACCCCCAATGGCTATGATGAAGAGGCAGATACGTATATATACATACCTCAGGACCTTGGGAGAGGTACAAGAAAACTTTCCACCCATATACTCTAATATCCTAATAtcaagttcttttttctttcctagtTTATCTAACTTAATCATCGGAGGtcttgtggcaggcaccacatcGGTGCTCTTTACGTCCTccattctttatttatttttacaggATCTTGGATTGCTTTCCTTCTAGACGATCATTTAACTGatgattttggcatcatcaatttggcgccatctgtggggatGAATTTTTCGTACCTAGGTTCGAGAACGTAGTTCCATTCAACTCACAAGTCCAGATGGAGTCCAACGCTAACCAAGATCCTACAGCATTAGCCTTGCAAATCCAGGCGCTCACAACCAGTGTGGAGGAGCTTACCTAACAAAACCAAGAGATGAGGCTACGACTGCAACAAGAAAACAATCGCTCGGAGACCAACTAGGACGATGACGGAGATagccaaaaaaagaatgacTGCCGGTGACTAGTTACTCCAGAAGGGACGAGCTTGGACTTTCTCAGGGAAATAAGAAAGGAGATGGATGAGCTGAGGAATGTGATTAAGGAGAAAATAGACCAGAGCCTAGATCGAATGGTCAGGAAGACAGATTCACCCTTCACTACAGCGGTCCTGGAATGCCTAGTGCCTTCGAAGTTCTGTCTACCACAACTCGAGCCATTTGACGGGTTGAAGGATCCTCTGGATCACCTCAACACCTTCAAGATGACTCTGGGTCTTCAACAACCCCCTGACGAGATCTTATGCCGTTCTTTCCCcaccactctcaaaggagcgGCGAGAGAATGGTTCACTAAGTTACCAACGTCGTCCATCGATAACTTCGAGCAGCTAGGCAATTGCTTCCTACGTCACTTTGTTAGTGGACAACGCACAAAGAGGCCAGCAGACCATCTGCTTGCCATTAGAcaaggagaaaaagaaacctTGAGATCATATATGAAGCGTTTCACTCATGAAACCTTGGAGGTGGATGAAGCAGATGACAAAGTGCAATTTACGACTTTTAAAGCTAGATTAAAATCTAAGGAATTCGTGGTCTCACTCATGAAGAATCCTCCTCGGACGATGGCGGAAATGCTCCTAAAGGTTCAGAAGTACACTAATGCTGAGGACA contains:
- the LOC115950101 gene encoding uncharacterized protein LOC115950101 — protein: MDELRNVIKEKIDQSLDRMVRKTDSPFTTAVLECLVPSKFCLPQLEPFDGLKDPLDHLNTFKMTLGLQQPPDEILCRSFPTTLKGAAREWFTKLPTSSIDNFEQLGNCFLRHFVSGQRTKRPADHLLAIRQGEKETLRSYMKRFTHETLEVDEADDKVQFTTFKARLKSKEFVVSLMKNPPRTMAEMLLKVQKYTNAEDTLAAIEGIKKPKENERKEDDRRGQKGEWVDHQNTDGNRQKDEKIPRTVKFIPLVMPIDQILPQIKDEHYLKWPRPLHSSPNMRNKKKYCCFHKDHGHYTEDCRDLKEQIKELIQKGKLQKFVKREIPASPGMTIRTNMKLSRGMKTSCPFAHRVP